GGATACGCCAGAATGCAGCTACGCCTTACAACATACATGATACATTATTGCTTCCTTTCCCTCCCTCTGGGCAGTCTTGACGCCATGCCCAACTCCAGAAAGCAGTCTCCCTCTGCACCCTAGCTTCTCTCTTTATCCTTTTTCTCCTATCGCCTATCTGGCTCCGGCCATCAATCCTTCATAGTAGGAAAGACCCAGTTGCAGTGAGTGCTTGAGGTGACCGTCCTCTGTGACGGGGAGACCTAGTACACGAGGAACATCCTATGAAGGAGATTTTGTTAGTACATTGCGTTAACGAGAAGTGGTCCTCGGACATTCTTACCTGGTCTTGTCTGGACGTCTCCACCATAACCTTAGCTACTGTTGAGCTCATCTCTGAGATGGCTGCCATACTCGTTACGTTGGCACTCTCTGCATGCTCGCGCATGGCAGGAAGGCCCGCAACCAACTTCTCGAGGGTAGACGAGGAGACCTGTTGCCGCTGCCTGCGACTATCCACAAGCTCCAAAAAGGCCTTGTAGACCTCACCACCCAGAGTCCAGCCTGCGATGTCGTTCTTGTGGTCTTCAAAACGGGCCAAAATAGAGGCCAGTTCATTATAATCGCGGCTGATGACGGCAGAAGGCGCAACTTTGTGCACGAAAACCTCGTGGGCCTCGAAATATGAGCCGGCACGGAGTAGGCACTGCACTTCGGAAGCAGCATCTCTCTTCACCGCTCGCATGTAAAGAGCCTGGGCATCCCAAATCCAAGAGGCCGGCACCTTCAAAGTGTGAGCGAGCGTGGCGAAGTTACTTCCGTTTTCCGGACCCAAAAGAGCAGCATGACGGCAAAGGTTATCTTGAACAGCCTTCGCCCTTCTGTCTGCCTGGCTGAGATGCAGCAGCACAAAGGTGGCCTCCAGCCAACTGCCCTCGTTGATGAGCTGATCGGCGAAGGAAATTGTCAGAGCGTCAGCCTTTTCCGTCGCGTCGCGACCGTAAGCAACCTTGCCAGTAGAGAGGAGCGCGCGGCTCAGTTGCCAGCTAAGCCGGACGTCCAGTGGTGACAGTTGACTGTTCTCTGGCCGCAGGACAGCTTCCAAATCGGTCTCGCTGTCCGCGTACAGCTTGAGCAAGCCCCATAGGAGGTCTTCCCGCAGGTCTTGGTTTTGGTCTTCCCAGAGTGCCGGAATGCCTTGCTCAACGTACCACGTCTGTGGACGCTGCTCCCTGTCCTGAGTCACGTCCTCCTTGAACACGCGGACCGCGGCCGAAAGGTCATCTTTGCGCGAGATTGAGTACCATAAGCGAAGACCAAATGCTTGCTTCCAATCCAAGCCAAATCGTTCGGAAATGACAAATGACTCAATGCGGTCATGAAggggaacctcctttttcccTTCACACACGCACACGTTGCCGCTCAGAATCTCGTATATCGCTCGGACAGGGTCGGAGAACTCAGACAGGAAGTTAGCATCTTGCCACTCGCTGAGTTGCTCGCGCATGTCTTTCTTTGACTGGTCACTGCTACCAATCAATGATACTAGCGTCGCAAGGTGGAAATCCTTCCCGTCTAGCAAGTGTTTGCAGGCATCTTGGACACGGTGACCAGACAAGGCTGCAATGGCCTTCTCTTCGCTGGACTTTGCAAGAGCAACAGACCGTGATGATGCAGAGTCAACAAGCGTTGCCCAAAATTGGGATAGCGTGCTTCTGCGAGACTCAGTGCTGGCGTCGCCGTCAAACAGAATGCAAGCAAGATCCCAAACAAGCTTCTCGTTCGCATTCGCGGGGTTGCCTGAGTCCTGGTCATGGAAAAGAGACTTGAGCGAACCAGGCTGCAACGACAGCTTCGGGACATCCCCGACGAGCTCCACGTTGGTTAGGCGAATGTGGTTTTCGAGGGCTTTAGCAGAGTCCTGACATGTGTTAGTCGCTGTACCTCATGGCATGCCATCAGACGAGCTCACCTCATTGGAAAATTTGGCCGCCTGGATTTCTCGCCCTTCTGCTTGGATGACATTCTTCGTGATCATCAGGTTGCTGGCTGCGCCTTTCTTGCTGGCATCCTCAAGAGACGAACGGGTCGATGTGAACAGCAACGTTCCGTCGGGTCCCCAGGTGGGCCTCATTGAACTGTGAAAGGCGTGGTCGGCATCACTCATATCGGACTGGTCAACGAAAGACTTGGTTTGTCGCTCGTAGGGCCACTAGAAAGAAATTTATTTTAGTCAACTGATCTCATCTTAAGTACAGGATAGTCAATCAGAGCCCGAAACCGTTTTGCCGAGTTTTGGCAACCCCTAGACCATGAAGTATTCACCAACCTGAATAAAGCCTCTCGTCTGCGTAGGCGCAGGCGGCGCCTTTGCCTTTTCAAACAGCGAGTTCATCAAATCGATGCTTGTAGCGAATCCACGCCCGTCTGACACAACTCGACCTCTCTGGCTTGCTGCATCGGCATCGTCGGCAGCTGGACGCAATGCTGTCTCGTTCACACTTCGCAAGAACGCCCGATCTCTCTTTTGAGGGCTGACAGACCGCTGAAGCATGTCCATCCACTCGTCTCCACCGGCAACCTGAAGCTTCATGGGAGTAGCCGAACCCTTCAGTGCCCGCATCCTTGCTCGAAGAATGCCTCCTGGTGTTTCGCTTGTTGGGGCAGTTCCATCGCCTTCCGGCGAGTCGATTGGTTGCTCCGCGGCAAGATGGCGTCTGACTGGAGTACCCACCATGTCCTCGTCCTCAGACGTGCCATATCCGTTGTCCTGATCGTCTGTCTCCTCTTCAGTCGACAGAATGAGCGCATTGGACGTCGGACCCGCGAAGCTATCCCCTAAAAAAGACGGGCGCTGGGAGGGGCGTTGAGCATCTTCGATGTCACCGAAGTCTTCATCACGTTGGTCGAATGCGCCAGGAAGAGCGCGTCGCTTGTTTCTGCGGAAGTCAAAGGTGTCATCTTCCCTTGGGCTGGACTGCGAATCGTAGGAGTCTTCCTGAGAAGCGTTGCTGAAAGAAACTTCCTCCTGGGGCTGCTGGACTGCAGACTGCTCTGGCTCATCGTCATCTTCATCATACTCCAAGCCGTAGGTGGTGAAATGTTCAACAGAGAACTTCCACACGCCAGTATCGGTGTTATAGCTTTCAAAGGTTGTGTCTTCGATGCGCTTCAGGCGCTCAATGTGCTTGTTGAAACGTTTGGCATCGTTGCTAGGGCGCTTGTCTCTACCACGTGGCCACGACTGTTCCAGAGAAATGAGAGCCGGAACATTCAGCCCCTTGCCGACAGGAGGCTTCTTGGCTGCAATGGGGTAAACAGTCGCAGATCGAGTTTCAAGAATGACGATTCCACCAAAGATCTCGTCCAGATCAATGTTGGTAAGATCGACGGGGACCTTGAAGCGAACACTGCCGACGTTGTCTCTACCCACAGTGAAGTTTGTGACTTGTTGACGCTGCATTCTGTTCATGTTGGCGAGAGCTTCCTTGGTCGGGCTCATCCAGTAGGCACCGGGGGCGGCGTCGAGACCCTCCTTATTGACTTCGGGTGTTTGGGAGGAAATATCTTCCTCATGGACGATAGTCAGCTCTTTACCCTTGCTGGGATCTGCCTCTGCGGTAGCGCTAGCGGGCTTGCTTCCGTTAACGTTGACACTGGTCGGAGTCGATTCTTGAGCGACGTTTCCGACTCTTGGCACAGATCCCAAGACACTGTCATTATCATCGACTTCAGGGGTGTCCATCGTGCTAGTATCGAAGCTGACCCTCTTCGACAGCTTGCGAGAGCCATTGACCAGATCAGTAGACGGCTTTTCCTTGGTAGGTGTAGAGAATAGGTCGCTGCGCATGTCCTTGTTGATGATCAGCTTCTTGACACTTCCGTTCTGGCCGTAATAGCGGGGTCCAGAGCTGGCAGAGAAAGCACCAGGTGCAAGGATGCTATCTTCAGCATTGAAGCTTCTCCGCAGGTTGCTGGTTGACACGCTCTTGCTCAAGCTTCGGTTGAAGCTCGAGGAACCTAATAAGCTTCGACTGGCACCGCCAGGGGTGCTCGCTGCGCTTGAAGGACTGCCTCCGGGTGTACCATAGGTGCTGTATGAAAACCCAAAGCCTCGCTTTTGGGGAGTGACGAAGCGAGCGGCTGACGCGGGATTCAACTTGTACATGGGCAAGATCGAGCTACGTCTAGGCTTAGACTTGCTTGAAAGAGGTGTGGCCAAAGGTCCAGGATTAGGCGTCTCTGAGCCTCCCAGGTTGGAGAAGAGCGACGGCGAGCCATAGGCAGAGACGTCATTGATGTTGGCCGTGAGAGACTGGGGGCCTTGGCTGACCCCTTGGGAATTGCCCAGCAGTGAACCACCGAACAAGGAGTTCTGcggttgctgttgctgctggttAGCACCTCCGAACATGCCGCCCTGCTGTTGATTGTTTTGTCCACCAAACATGCCGCTGCTGGCGGGTTGAGATGAGCCAAACAGGCCACCAGGCTTGGCCTGGTTTTGGGCTCCTCCAAATAGAGAAGTTTGTCCAGTCTGTTGCTGAGTCTGGTTATTTTGGCCTAAGCCGCCGCCGAACAAGCCGCCACCTGCGTTGTTGGTCTGTCCTGCCGGGTTGGACCCAAACAAACCGCCGCCGGTAGCTGCCGGCTTCGCGCCAAAGAGACCTCCGCCAGTGTTGGTGTTCGTGTTCGTGGCACCAAATGAGGTGGAAGAAGTGTTTCCACCGCCGAAAAGTCCTCCACCTGTCgtcgcgccgccgccgccgcctccaaaGAGACCACCGCCTGTTGCTGGCTTCTGCTGGGTGTTTCCGAATAGTCCACCGCCACCCGTTTGCTGGTTTTGCTGACCGAATCCTCCACCAAATGCTGAGCCGGTGTTCTGCTGCTGAGGCTGTGCTTGATTATTGCCAAAGAGGCCACCACCTGTAGCTTGTCCGGTGTTGCTTCCAAATAGCCCACCCGTAGTGCTGGCGTTGCCGGCGGTGTTGTTGTTCGCACCGAAGCCGGTGGTCGCGGTGTTCCCAAAGCCACCAGTAGTCGCTCCAGTGTTTCCGAAGCTAAAGCCTGACGGCTTGTTTTGGGTAGCGGTATTGTTGTTCGAGCCGAAAAGACCGCCCCCAGTGTTGTTGTTAGTAGCCCCGAACCCACCAGTGGTACCCGTGGCGCCGAAACCTCCAGTAGAACCACCGCCAAAGAGACCGCCAGACTGAGCAGGCGCCGCTGTGGTCGCCGTTCCGCTACCGAAAAGGCCTCCCCCGGTCGCCGGCTTAGCGGCATTGTTTCCAAAcaagccgccgccgccagcaCCGAAACCTCCGGTAGAACCACCTCCAAAGGCGCCAGTGGTTGTTGTTGCGTTTGTGGTGTTGTTGGCTCCACCACCGAAAAGGCCTCCTCCAGTAGAGGCGCCTGTTCCGAATCCTGTGGTCTGCTGGTTGTTCGTTGCTCCGAATCCGCCACTGCCAAAGTTGGAAACACCAAAGGCTCCTCCTCCACTGGCATTGCCATGACGACGGCCTTGAGCATAGTCAGCCAACCTCAACTCATCGGACGACCACTTCTTGTACGGCTCTTGGAACAGGATGTTTTGGAAGGAATTGGATTGATTTCCAGCTCCAGTAGTCTCCTTCTCTTGGTGTGCTTGGAAGGGGGTGATCGCGGTGCCTGGTGGGTCGCCAACGTTGGATCCGATGCCGGGGTTCATGGTCGCGCCGAAGCCACCGCTGGCAGTATTCGTAGTTCCGCCGAAACCAGTAGACGTGGTACCGCCAAAGAGCGATGTGCCGCCGGTAGTATTAGCGGTGCCGGAGCCGAAAGCGGGCTTGTTGGCACTGCCGAATAAGCCTCCGCCCGAGGTGCCTCCGAAAGGCGATGAGGTATTCGTGGTTGTGGTGTTGGCGCCAAAGCCGCCGAATCCTGTAGATGGAGCGGCTGTTGTGTTGGTAGTGCTGGATGCACCGAACAGGCCACCTCCGGTAGATGGAGTGGCCCCAAAGGCGGGTTTCGCGGCACCGAATGTCGAGCCTGTGTTGGCGCCGAATCCTAGAAAACATGTAAAGTTAGCATGATACTGATGGAGCCTGTGCATCATCCACTCCTGACAGCGGCGAGATCAACCTACCCGATGATGTGCCGCCAAAAGCACTGGttgtgccgccgccgccgccaaacAAGCCGCCACCGGTATTGGTGGTACCGGTAGACCCAAAGGCATTGTTTGTAGTGTTGCCAGAGCCGAAGCCTTGAGCACACGGTAGTTAGTTGGCAGGCAATCGGGGGAGGAGTGGAATAAGACAGGACGACAAGGTGAGGTGATGCGACGGAGAAGAATTCGACTTACCAGTGCTAGCAGTGGTGTTGTTGGTAGCCCCGAAGCCGCCAAAACCAGTAGATTGCTGATTGTTGGTCGAGCCAAAGCCGCCGAAGCCGGTGCTGCCAAAGCCGGACATGATGGGCGATGACTAGCAGCGACGAAGTCGTGATACAGTCGTGGCCAGTTGATCGATGGCGCGACGAGGGCGTTAGGTCCAGGCTCGTGGACGCGGTATGTGTCGCCGACAATCAGTTGCGGACAAACATCCAGCGCAATCGGGTCGGAGGGGTGCCGATGATGTTGATGTGCTGTCGTCGCGTCGGCGGGTTCGATTGACGACGTGACTTGGGTGAGCTGTGTCGAGTACACCTAGCCAAGGTTGTGGTCGAGTTTTTTTTGCACTTTGCGAAGCGCGCTGAGGAACGGAGAGATACGTGGAGAAAAAAAGGCTGGGGGGGTGGGAAGGGATGCGCGCTGCCCAGGTACTGACTGGTACGAAAGGGGCAGGGGGATTGAACAGCCCAAGGAAGGTACTGGGGAATGCAAGTCGTCAAGACGTCGACAGAAGCAGCAAGACAACAAAGATGCAACGGTCAAAACTGCTGTCAAACTTGCCAGGTGAAGTTTGCGGGTTAGTCGCGTGTGCCTACGAGAAGGGTGAAATGatttaagtaggtaaatggCCTTGAGCTCACGTCTCTTTGCAGAGGTTACTTCCAAAGCTGGCGCGGTTGGAAAGGTGCCCAAGTAGCGTAGGAagcttaggtaaggtaaggtaaggtggtAGCTCCCGCGGGCGAGATCTAGGCGTGCTAGGTAGCTTCCGGCAACTGCTGCCTGAGGACAATGGCTGTCTCCGATTCGACAACTTGAAGGAGCTTGAAGAAAGCAGCCAATGATCAAGCTAGAATCCTGTTCCAGGCAGTTGTAGGCAGAGCCACCCGCAAGTAGCTTACGCctagttttattagtaatggTACCTTTGCATCTCTTACATCGTGGGCATAGACGACTTCCACGAAAACGCCTGCTAGGTCATCAGATCACGTTTTCGCTGTTGACGTTGATTCATACACTCAAATGCATGTTTCCCGAGGAATTTTTACTACTTGAGATTCTCTTCATTCGTTCCAATTGGTCAAGTGGTCTTCCGTTGAAAACAGGGAGAGTCTGGACCTTGTGCATATGTCAGAAACCTGTCTCTCCATTATGAATACACAGCCAGTTGGTACTCATTTATAAATCTACCTAGGCTGCCACACTCGCCGTGCCCCTTTGGCAGAAGCGAAAACCCAACAGTTTTTCTTTTCTGGCCAAGATGGTTACTGGGTGTAGGTGCTAACCGTGATCATCTTGCATGAAAAGCATGGTACTGTGCAATCATCATGGGACGACGTTAAACCCCTCCATTGCTCATCACTGAGATCGTTGGCGGGTGACAGAACATCGGGTTGTGGTACATGCTGTGGCAAAATTTCAAAGATCATAAATGGCTCATTGAAGAGCGCTATAGGCAAGCTGTGTAAATGTAAATCGAAGCAAACCGCCGGCCAACTATGAACAGGAACAAGTTGAGTCCTCTGCCGGGTATGTGACCGCACCGCAAGTAAGAACCTCTGCATCCCCCAGactctaaaaaaaaaaaaaaagaaatcctttTGAGCCTCAGTACAAACATTCGTTAGCTTGAACAGCGCCGATGATCAAGCGCCCACGTCAGCCTCGTAGTATATCCCCACGTGACACGGTGACCTAAAACTGAATGAGGTCCTGCGGCTGCGTGTTTTGCTGCTGTGGTCTTCCGACCGCAAATGGATTGTTGCTGCCATTGATACCTGCAGGACCTGTGGCAGCCGGCATTTGCTGCCCATATGACATACTAGGCATGCCTGTGAATTGTGATCGGAGGAAAGGGTTGCTTCCAGTTGCCTCTGCAGTAAGTCGCTGGGCACCAGAGCCGGCGCTGTTGACAAAGGTCCCAGGTGCAGTGTGCTGCGCTGGAATACGTGTCTGGCCGGTGTTGCCGTATGTGTCCATACCGTCTCCCCCAGCAAGCAGCGCATTGAGCTTGGCTTCGTGGTCCGTAAGCTCCTTCTGCGGGGTTCCAAAGGACGGCTGCGATGTGAGTTGAGGTTGCTGAGGTTGCTGAGGCagcggctgctgctgctgctgagcgAAGCTGGGCTGGCTGAAAGCTGAGAGTGTCTTCTGTTCTGGCAAGGGGGGCATAGAATTTTGCGTCTGCGGGCGGCCAAATGAGGACGCGAAGGGGTTGTTGGAACCCGTTTGCATTGGTTTCATTGGGTTGCCCGCCTTCATCGAACCGGTCGACCACGGGTTGTTGCTCCCTGGCTGCGAGGCTGTCTCCTGAGGGGTAATGTTCTGCTGGGCGTAAGGGTTGTAGCCCGTTGGCTGCGGCTGGAAGCCTTGCATGCCCTGTTGCTGTCCGTAGGGGTCCATGCCGAAACCGTTTCCGTCGTAGCCATTCTGGAACCCTGTCGCCTGCGGCTGTTGGTATCCGGTATACGCATTGTTCATGTAACCGGTGGGTTGCGTCTGAAGTTGGTTCTGGTCGATGGGATTGGCGAAGAAGTCCACAGCACTGCCTTGCTGATAGCCTTGGTTAAATCCAGTGTACTGCGGTTGCGTTGACTGGACGGGGGTGTCGTCGAAGAGGAGCGAGGCGTTGTTGTCTTCCATCTCTCGTCTGCGCCTTTCGTCCTCCTCTTTGCTAAGTTTGATCGCCTTAGCTAGGTCATCATCCTCGCTTTCGTTGGCGCCGCGGCCGGCTCGTTTCCGGcggtcctcttcctcctgaTGCTTGCTAGCCTCAATAGCGAGTCTGTATTCGGTATCGTCCTCGTTGCTCATGCGGCGGCGGACTCGCGGTTGAGTAGGGCTGGTATGCTGAGGAGCGAATTCTTCTAACCCTGTGACGCGGGATTTCCATGACTTGCGATCGCTTCTTTCGGCTCGAAGCCTCTCTTCGTCCAGAATGAGAGACGTAAGTTCTTTGGCGGCAACACGTACTGGTCACTGTCAGAAACCTCGCGAATTGACCAAAGTGAATGCACTAGGAATAGTAGAGGGGGCGCATACCGTTTTGGCCAACATCTCTACCGTCTTCATCGATGTACTGGAACTCGCGCAATGTCTTGATGATGTAGATGCTCTGTCTCGCCCACGTCACGACAAGCTCGGAGCCCTCGTGCAGACAGTAGTCGAGCACCTTGAGGGCTTTCAAAACGTGCCTCCAGTTTTTTCCCTTGTCGTTCAAACGCTTGTCGAGCATGTCCATAATTTCATAGAACTCGGTAGATCTGAAATGTAAACTTAGCGGACTCCCATAATCGACGGTGAAGGGAAAAGCCTACGTGTTGTACGTGAGCTGAGCAATCTCGCTCATCTGAGTTCCGGTAGGACCCCATGGATCGTTACTGGTTGCTAAAAACGAGTGTCAGGATGGGTTCCAAGGAGGACGAATGCTCGGGAGATCTGCGATTCACCTTCTCTAACCTTGACCTGGACACTGGAGTAACCCTTGGTCACGTTCTTGACACTTCGCATAACCTTGGACATTTTGGCGGTGTTTTGGTCGTCGGCCCGTCCGAGGGTGTTGTTTTGTCAGTAGGTGGTGTGCGATCGATTGGTAGGCGATGCCAAGTCCGGTTCCCGTGAGGAAGGGAGGTTGGGTATTGTTCGGGAGAAAGTGGGCTGTCGGATGCGCTGGAAGATAGTGACGACAGACGCGATGTACCTGGGTGCGACTAGGGCGACAACAACGGAGAGCTTGGGCCCAACGCAGGCGATTGCTGATTGCTGATGCGACGAGCAATAGCACGCAGAATGATTGACAGTGTTGTCAGAGGGTTGGATAAAAGCGTAGCGAAGAGACAAGCTGATGATGGATGGAAGGCAAAGGTTGGAGGTGGGAGGGGCGCTTGTGACGACAGCTTGGTCCAACGAATCGAAGGACGGCCTAGCACAGAGCGTTGGCAGACGAAGGGCAGACGAAGGGTCGGCGGAGGGGAATGAACGGGTCGCAAGGCCGACTTCGCCAGTGGTTGGGGTGAGGAGGCAGGCCAGATGACGGCGGATAGCGGAGCCCAGCACACTGAGAGACGGAGACGGAGTGCCTAGCTGGCTAGTGGGTAGATTTTTGACGACGAAGATGGCGCTTGTTTGTGCCTAGAGCGTCGCGATTGTCGGAAGATGGAAGTTCTGAAGGTGAAGCATTAAAGTTTGTCAAAGATGAGCGACTTGAGAAAGCAACGTGGAACTTGGAAGGCAAAAAGACAGAAAGGTCCCGGTTCGGTTGGCACTGGGCACTGACTTTGACACTGGGCACTGGGCACTTGGCACTGGGGCGGGAGTGACGACCTGAGTGTCACACTTCATGTCTCTGGCGGTGCGGCGAGTGCGTGTGCGTAATGCAACTTGGCCGGGCGGTCGGAGACGGAGACTGCGACTCGGAGGTCCAAGACTTTGGAGCGCTGGAGCAGTCTCCTTCCAGGCCTGTCCCACGCATAGAAGTTACCTCAGTGTGGAGCCAGAAGGCTGTGTCGGTaaaggtatccgtaccttgcCCCGGCACAAAGTACAAAATACCTTACCTTTCCTGACAACCAAGGtctcaaggtaaggtacctagcaCTCATTCACCTGGATGGCAAGTCAACTCAAAGAGGTCGTGGATGTCTACAGAAAATGCCAGGCTACCGAGTAGATATGGCATGAGGCACTTCGTCTAAATTAACGTTTGTCAATTTGTGTAGCGGCTGCCCGTACTTCCATTTCGGTAGCGCAAAGCTGGCGGTACCTTATGCCTCGAACAACATGCGACAGGATGTGCCTCTGCAGGTCTTCATTCCGAcaagtaccttacctcacaTGTTGCAGGCGATCAAAAAAGCTACCTACCCGACCTAGGTATTTAAGCATGTGCTTTGAGGTTAAGGTACAAGCAGACCCCATCAGCGACACCTCACCGACGGATACGCGGCGGGCGGATACCCTGATGCCGGACCCAACCTTGCCAACCTGACATTTCCAGGTTACCTATGGGCAGACATTTTACCTAAGCTACCGTACCAGCTTACCGACCTGTTCGGCtcttactaaggtattacCTCCATCGTTGCAGCTCTATCACACGCCTACACCCTCACTCCCATGTTCACTCGAGAATGATCTTCTCATAAAATGTGTTGCTGCCCATCTACCCTCTGTGTCACGTAGACAAAGACTTTATCACGTGCTTGCGCGTACTGAGAAGGCATGTAACTCGGCGATTGGATGAAAGCAAGAAGGTGGCCAAATCGGAGGCTACGGCCATGTCATCAAGGGAGGCTGAGTGAATTTAGCTTCGGCTCCTTTACGGTTGAGGTGTTGAGCAGAATGGATACGGATGCATACTATCGCAAGGTCATGTGAGGTGGCCGGAGACGTATTTGAGAGGGACGGTCCGGATAGGAAGCGTGACAACCAGTCTCCTTATAACGGAGAATGCTGGAAAGAGGCTAGGGCGAGGTTGACTATGTGGCTGACAACCGTGGATGTCACAGGAGTAAGAACCAGACGCGCCTTCAATCAGCCACATCTCAATGCTCAGCAATGCCAACCTCTAATTTAGGGTTGCCTGCCTGCAGATAGGTAAACAAAATTAAAGAGGTTTTCAAGAATTGCAAAAGTTGTTAGTACTACCCACTCCTTTTTGAGCTGCCTTCGTCCACAGTAAAGACACTGGTTGAATACGTCTCACTAGTATTCGATTAGACGAAAAAGAAAAATGAAAATAGAAAACGAATAGTTGCAGCGCTGGCATTACTAAAAAGACAATATGGTACAAGTCGGCTCGCATGAGACTAGGAATATGAATAGTGTAAGGGGGTATCGGTTGTTTGGCATCACTCGTCCTCTGCTTGGCCGTCAACGTCACCGTTGAGTTTGCTTGCTGCTCCCTCGGCGCCAGCGTCCTCGTGTTCCCCTTCCTGGAACTGCACGCGAACCACATCCATTGTCTCGTTGCCCTCGATGGTGAGTCCTTCGGCCTCTTCGCCATTGGTCACAGCAAGGCCAGCCAGCCGCTGTTTCTCTTGCTTCTCTCTAAGCCAGCCCGGCGGGAGACCGGGCCCACTATCGGCATTACCGTAATCGCTTTTCTTAGTACCCTTCGGCCAACGGCCCGGTCCACGTCCCGTTCCCCCCGTTTTACGCCGTGATGACGACGATGAGCTTTTACTCTTGGGTCGGCTTGATGTGGTTCGTCTCGCGCTGCTGCCACCGCCCGAACGTCGCGGTCTGGAGTTGCTGCTCGTTGTTCGTGCTACGATAGGCCGAGGTACACTGGGTCGCGGCCGGTCGGACCGTCGACCCCCCGGAGGCGGATATACCTCGAACCTCGATGGAGGTACGTCTTTGTACAGGCTGGCCCAGTCGCCTCCGACCATTTGTTCGGGAATAGACTGAAGCGCTTCCTTGAGCTGGGACGGCTCTTCCTCAGCCTGTTCTAGGCCAGTCTCGCCGTTCGTCAGACCGTCTGGATGTGACTCCGTGGATTCAAAAATATTGGACTCCAACTTCGGCCCAGTCGCTTCTGTATCAGTCTCCTCAGCGATGTTCGATGGACCGCCTTCGGCAACGGGAGTGTTGTCGATAATGCCATTGG
The window above is part of the Colletotrichum lupini chromosome 9, complete sequence genome. Proteins encoded here:
- a CDS encoding ENTH domain-containing protein, which gives rise to MSKVMRSVKNVTKGYSSVQVKVREATSNDPWGPTGTQMSEIAQLTYNTSTEFYEIMDMLDKRLNDKGKNWRHVLKALKVLDYCLHEGSELVVTWARQSIYIIKTLREFQYIDEDGRDVGQNVRVAAKELTSLILDEERLRAERSDRKSWKSRVTGLEEFAPQHTSPTQPRVRRRMSNEDDTEYRLAIEASKHQEEEDRRKRAGRGANESEDDDLAKAIKLSKEEDERRRREMEDNNASLLFDDTPVQSTQPQYTGFNQGYQQGSAVDFFANPIDQNQLQTQPTGYMNNAYTGYQQPQATGFQNGYDGNGFGMDPYGQQQGMQGFQPQPTGYNPYAQQNITPQETASQPGSNNPWSTGSMKAGNPMKPMQTGSNNPFASSFGRPQTQNSMPPLPEQKTLSAFSQPSFAQQQQQPLPQQPQQPQLTSQPSFGTPQKELTDHEAKLNALLAGGDGMDTYGNTGQTRIPAQHTAPGTFVNSAGSGAQRLTAEATGSNPFLRSQFTGMPSMSYGQQMPAATGPAGINGSNNPFAVGRPQQQNTQPQDLIQF
- a CDS encoding nucleoporin autopeptidase gives rise to the protein MSGFGSTGFGGFGSTNNQQSTGFGGFGATNNTTASTGFGSGNTTNNAFGSTGTTNTGGGLFGGGGGTTSAFGGTSSGFGANTGSTFGAAKPAFGATPSTGGGLFGASSTTNTTAAPSTGFGGFGANTTTTNTSSPFGGTSGGGLFGSANKPAFGSGTANTTGGTSLFGGTTSTGFGGTTNTASGGFGATMNPGIGSNVGDPPGTAITPFQAHQEKETTGAGNQSNSFQNILFQEPYKKWSSDELRLADYAQGRRHGNASGGGAFGVSNFGSGGFGATNNQQTTGFGTGASTGGGLFGGGANNTTNATTTTGAFGGGSTGGFGAGGGGLFGNNAAKPATGGGLFGSGTATTAAPAQSGGLFGGGSTGGFGATGTTGGFGATNNNTGGGLFGSNNNTATQNKPSGFSFGNTGATTGGFGNTATTGFGANNNTAGNASTTGGLFGSNTGQATGGGLFGNNQAQPQQQNTGSAFGGGFGQQNQQTGGGGLFGNTQQKPATGGGLFGGGGGGATTGGGLFGGGNTSSTSFGATNTNTNTGGGLFGAKPAATGGGLFGSNPAGQTNNAGGGLFGGGLGQNNQTQQQTGQTSLFGGAQNQAKPGGLFGSSQPASSGMFGGQNNQQQGGMFGGANQQQQQPQNSLFGGSLLGNSQGVSQGPQSLTANINDVSAYGSPSLFSNLGGSETPNPGPLATPLSSKSKPRRSSILPMYKLNPASAARFVTPQKRGFGFSYSTYGTPGGSPSSAASTPGGASRSLLGSSSFNRSLSKSVSTSNLRRSFNAEDSILAPGAFSASSGPRYYGQNGSVKKLIINKDMRSDLFSTPTKEKPSTDLVNGSRKLSKRVSFDTSTMDTPEVDDNDSVLGSVPRVGNVAQESTPTSVNVNGSKPASATAEADPSKGKELTIVHEEDISSQTPEVNKEGLDAAPGAYWMSPTKEALANMNRMQRQQVTNFTVGRDNVGSVRFKVPVDLTNIDLDEIFGGIVILETRSATVYPIAAKKPPVGKGLNVPALISLEQSWPRGRDKRPSNDAKRFNKHIERLKRIEDTTFESYNTDTGVWKFSVEHFTTYGLEYDEDDDEPEQSAVQQPQEEVSFSNASQEDSYDSQSSPREDDTFDFRRNKRRALPGAFDQRDEDFGDIEDAQRPSQRPSFLGDSFAGPTSNALILSTEEETDDQDNGYGTSEDEDMVGTPVRRHLAAEQPIDSPEGDGTAPTSETPGGILRARMRALKGSATPMKLQVAGGDEWMDMLQRSVSPQKRDRAFLRSVNETALRPAADDADAASQRGRVVSDGRGFATSIDLMNSLFEKAKAPPAPTQTRGFIQWPYERQTKSFVDQSDMSDADHAFHSSMRPTWGPDGTLLFTSTRSSLEDASKKGAASNLMITKNVIQAEGREIQAAKFSNEDSAKALENHIRLTNVELVGDVPKLSLQPGSLKSLFHDQDSGNPANANEKLVWDLACILFDGDASTESRRSTLSQFWATLVDSASSRSVALAKSSEEKAIAALSGHRVQDACKHLLDGKDFHLATLVSLIGSSDQSKKDMREQLSEWQDANFLSEFSDPVRAIYEILSGNVCVCEGKKEVPLHDRIESFVISERFGLDWKQAFGLRLWYSISRKDDLSAAVRVFKEDVTQDREQRPQTWYVEQGIPALWEDQNQDLREDLLWGLLKLYADSETDLEAVLRPENSQLSPLDVRLSWQLSRALLSTGKVAYGRDATEKADALTISFADQLINEGSWLEATFVLLHLSQADRRAKAVQDNLCRHAALLGPENGSNFATLAHTLKVPASWIWDAQALYMRAVKRDAASEVQCLLRAGSYFEAHEVFVHKVAPSAVISRDYNELASILARFEDHKNDIAGWTLGGEVYKAFLELVDSRRQRQQVSSSTLEKLVAGLPAMREHAESANVTSMAAISEMSSTVAKVMVETSRQDQDVPRVLGLPVTEDGHLKHSLQLGLSYYEGLMAGAR